From the genome of Glaciihabitans sp. INWT7, one region includes:
- a CDS encoding RES family NAD+ phosphorylase, whose product MYRAHRLGVRPLHVYSRLDGIYDLPAPSTTTYAALDLATAMNELMAPAAGTSRTITAREAEKLVVTAMKIRRPFRLASISHAKARAFTLDGHPLSETDTLERRRAWAERLSESGFDGVVFSSRLRGSTHIVALFEKFNGSATKPPAVIHGVPTPGIEAALMSGFSVDAKHARSQIDLI is encoded by the coding sequence GTGTACCGAGCGCACCGGCTCGGTGTCCGTCCGCTGCACGTATATTCGCGCTTGGATGGCATTTACGACCTTCCCGCGCCGTCGACAACGACCTACGCGGCCCTCGACCTGGCGACAGCGATGAACGAGCTGATGGCGCCTGCCGCCGGCACCTCCCGGACCATCACCGCGCGCGAGGCAGAGAAGCTCGTCGTCACCGCCATGAAGATCCGGAGACCGTTCAGGCTCGCGAGTATCAGCCACGCCAAGGCGCGAGCATTCACTCTCGACGGCCATCCCCTCAGCGAAACGGACACGTTGGAGCGCAGGCGCGCCTGGGCTGAGCGGCTATCGGAGTCAGGTTTCGATGGGGTGGTGTTCTCTTCAAGACTGCGAGGTTCGACCCACATCGTCGCGCTGTTCGAAAAGTTCAACGGTTCGGCCACCAAGCCGCCGGCAGTCATCCACGGGGTGCCCACCCCAGGGATTGAGGCCGCCCTCATGTCTGGTTTCAGTGTCGACGCCAAGCATGCCCGATCGCAAATCGATCTGATCTGA
- a CDS encoding site-specific integrase — protein MSENTRRGNETDLLAFGEWCRNRGVSDLPAEPITLAAYLTYAANLVDEHGDYFYAPGTLGRWVGSINKAHFLKGFPKPGADPEVVFTMAGIRRERARPEARKAPLLLADLKRVLGEIDLHSWPAGVIGQRDATIMLFGFAGAYRRSELAALTLQDVRLHPEDGLHVLLRQSKTDQESRGAVKGLPYGANPTTCPPCAFVRWVRILAATATGRAETMRVLRDVDTSKHVCRGPLPELATLDLSLPLFRPVMKNGNILDRAITGGVVNIVVQRRVAASGMNAPIYGAHSLRAGFVTQAFRAGATHHEVMRQTLHKGITTLEIYSRENDPLRHNAVTRIGL, from the coding sequence ATGTCAGAGAACACCCGTCGCGGCAACGAGACTGACCTGCTCGCCTTCGGTGAATGGTGCCGGAATCGTGGCGTCTCCGATCTTCCCGCGGAACCGATAACCCTCGCTGCGTATCTCACATACGCCGCAAATCTGGTCGACGAGCACGGGGACTACTTCTACGCCCCGGGAACGCTCGGGCGGTGGGTCGGTTCGATCAACAAGGCCCATTTCTTGAAGGGGTTCCCGAAGCCTGGCGCAGATCCCGAGGTCGTCTTCACCATGGCCGGCATCCGGCGCGAGCGCGCCCGGCCCGAGGCACGCAAGGCACCCCTGCTCCTTGCCGACCTGAAACGAGTCCTCGGAGAGATCGATCTGCATTCCTGGCCGGCCGGGGTTATCGGACAGCGTGACGCGACCATCATGCTCTTCGGGTTTGCCGGGGCGTACCGCCGCTCCGAGCTCGCGGCGCTGACCCTCCAAGACGTGCGGCTGCATCCCGAGGACGGCCTGCACGTGCTCCTCCGGCAATCCAAAACCGACCAGGAATCCCGGGGAGCCGTCAAGGGGCTTCCGTACGGGGCGAACCCGACGACCTGCCCACCGTGCGCGTTCGTCCGCTGGGTCCGGATCCTTGCCGCGACCGCGACAGGCCGGGCCGAGACGATGCGGGTGCTCCGCGACGTCGACACGAGCAAGCACGTCTGCCGCGGGCCGCTGCCGGAGCTCGCGACCCTCGATCTCTCCCTGCCCCTGTTTCGCCCGGTGATGAAGAACGGCAACATCCTTGACCGCGCGATCACCGGCGGGGTCGTGAACATCGTCGTTCAACGCCGGGTGGCCGCCTCGGGCATGAATGCCCCCATCTACGGTGCACATTCCCTCCGCGCCGGCTTCGTCACCCAGGCGTTCCGCGCCGGTGCCACCCACCACGAGGTGATGAGGCAGACCCTTCACAAGGGCATCACCACTTTGGAGATCTACTCCCGTGAGAACGACCCGCTCCGTCACAACGCCGTCACCAGGATCGGCCTGTGA
- a CDS encoding replication protein RepA: protein MSDLPLFQMSQAGEPKRSDKFEIASKRDLELLRFSSIQQSPDYTADVGYSPALFSQVSLPYKDPKDQEVWIRRNGEVTLQVTPRTVKNTTTGLFERKYPYGITPRLLVAFLTTEVMKSGGRTVELGGSVSAFMRSLGMQHTGPNATRLRDHMQRFFGSSITFEGRASNNAGEGLKTVYFQFASEMSLWDSAPRNEGDIVHRAPWQNEVVLSEAFSREILARPIPLDLNVLRQLTPSPLKADVYLWLAHRMSWIREDVHISWAALEEQFGAQFKQPRQFKAAFLEAIAAVQKVYPGLNVDTGKGVLILKPSPTPIPKVRSAKRSKMQFSGDKFPEAPLAIES, encoded by the coding sequence ATGAGCGATCTGCCCTTGTTTCAGATGAGCCAGGCCGGCGAGCCGAAGCGGTCCGACAAATTCGAGATCGCCAGCAAGCGTGATCTCGAACTGCTGCGTTTTTCATCCATACAGCAGAGCCCCGACTACACCGCTGATGTTGGATACTCCCCGGCGCTGTTCTCGCAGGTGTCACTTCCGTACAAGGACCCGAAGGACCAGGAGGTCTGGATCCGACGAAACGGCGAGGTAACGCTTCAGGTGACCCCGCGAACGGTGAAGAACACCACGACCGGACTGTTTGAGCGCAAATATCCCTACGGGATCACCCCGCGGCTTTTGGTGGCCTTCCTCACCACTGAGGTGATGAAATCCGGTGGGCGCACAGTCGAGCTCGGTGGCTCCGTGTCGGCTTTCATGCGAAGCCTCGGAATGCAGCACACCGGTCCGAACGCAACCCGACTGCGCGACCACATGCAGCGGTTCTTCGGATCTTCAATCACTTTCGAGGGGCGGGCGTCCAACAACGCCGGCGAGGGGCTGAAGACGGTCTACTTCCAGTTCGCTTCTGAGATGAGCCTGTGGGACAGCGCACCGCGCAACGAGGGCGACATCGTCCACCGCGCGCCGTGGCAGAACGAAGTAGTCCTCTCCGAGGCTTTCTCCCGAGAGATCTTGGCCCGGCCTATCCCGCTGGATCTCAATGTCCTCCGGCAGCTCACCCCCAGCCCCCTCAAAGCGGACGTGTACCTCTGGCTCGCGCACCGCATGTCCTGGATCCGGGAAGACGTCCACATCAGCTGGGCAGCTCTCGAGGAGCAGTTTGGAGCGCAGTTCAAACAGCCCCGGCAATTCAAGGCTGCGTTCCTCGAAGCCATCGCGGCTGTTCAGAAGGTTTACCCGGGACTGAACGTGGATACGGGCAAGGGCGTGCTGATCCTCAAGCCATCGCCAACTCCGATTCCGAAGGTTCGCTCCGCGAAGCGATCGAAGATGCAATTCTCCGGTGACAAGTTCCCCGAAGCTCCGCTGGCCATCGAGTCGTAA
- a CDS encoding ParA family protein has protein sequence MITLINNKGGVGKSMLTANIGGLLASSSWKVLLVDLDPQGNISDDLGITGTDDDDDGEGLARILLQPDATPVPLKNVRPNLDLLVGGTALEEASAELAHMKYLGQVTESRVPLANQLAKIAGEYDIVLIDSPPGNDVIQSLAVTATRYILIPSKTDARSVKGIVLTARRLDKLIDLNPDVDLLGVIAFGLSKGAVKLLADFKERASQALGRAVADRVIFDSYAFHATATADKMSETGLLAHELDIKVRNGPKWYERWRAGKQAEPAGPASVGSIADSMQAITTELIAKLEAAEAKAAEESNV, from the coding sequence GTGATCACCCTCATCAACAACAAAGGGGGAGTGGGGAAATCGATGCTGACCGCCAACATCGGCGGACTGCTCGCATCGTCCTCATGGAAGGTGCTTCTCGTCGATCTCGATCCGCAGGGGAACATCTCTGACGATCTAGGCATCACCGGCACGGATGACGACGACGACGGGGAGGGGCTTGCCAGGATTCTCTTACAGCCCGACGCAACTCCAGTGCCGCTCAAGAACGTCCGTCCCAACCTAGATTTGCTCGTCGGCGGCACAGCACTAGAAGAAGCATCCGCTGAACTCGCGCACATGAAATATCTCGGACAGGTGACGGAATCAAGAGTTCCTTTGGCGAACCAGCTGGCGAAGATCGCGGGGGAGTACGACATCGTGCTGATCGACAGTCCTCCCGGCAACGACGTAATTCAGTCCCTCGCTGTGACCGCGACGAGATACATTTTGATCCCCTCGAAGACCGATGCCAGGAGCGTGAAGGGCATAGTTCTGACAGCGAGACGGCTGGACAAGCTCATCGATCTGAATCCAGACGTCGACCTCTTGGGGGTCATTGCATTCGGGCTGTCCAAGGGTGCGGTGAAGCTGCTGGCTGACTTCAAGGAGCGGGCTTCCCAGGCACTCGGTCGGGCTGTAGCGGATCGAGTGATCTTCGACAGTTACGCCTTCCACGCCACCGCAACGGCCGACAAGATGAGCGAGACCGGCCTACTTGCTCATGAACTCGACATCAAGGTGCGGAACGGTCCGAAATGGTACGAGCGATGGAGGGCGGGCAAGCAGGCGGAGCCCGCCGGCCCAGCATCTGTGGGTTCAATCGCAGACTCCATGCAGGCGATCACGACGGAACTGATCGCAAAACTGGAAGCGGCCGAGGCAAAAGCGGCAGAGGAATCCAATGTCTGA
- a CDS encoding A24 family peptidase: protein MTAIFVVVVGMGILAIADLRWAEVDNWSTAALSVAVLLALVHDEIVAAQWVSAFLCAGAVFACYLELGVRGNMGGGDVKLSPVPALVLGAINPFLAIWGVALGFCLQAAIHVVSRGSNIAADKPLPHVPSMFVATTVTALAGAALFQY from the coding sequence GTGACGGCCATCTTCGTTGTGGTCGTCGGCATGGGAATCCTCGCGATCGCGGACCTTCGCTGGGCAGAGGTGGACAACTGGTCGACCGCTGCCCTGAGCGTCGCCGTCCTCCTCGCGCTTGTCCATGACGAGATTGTGGCCGCTCAGTGGGTGAGCGCTTTTCTGTGCGCAGGAGCTGTGTTTGCCTGCTACCTGGAACTTGGTGTCCGCGGGAACATGGGCGGCGGCGACGTGAAGCTCTCTCCGGTTCCCGCGTTGGTGCTCGGGGCAATCAACCCGTTTCTCGCGATCTGGGGTGTCGCACTCGGCTTCTGCCTGCAAGCCGCCATCCACGTTGTCTCGCGCGGTTCGAACATCGCCGCCGACAAACCGCTCCCCCACGTTCCGTCGATGTTCGTGGCTACGACGGTGACAGCGCTGGCGGGTGCGGCCCTGTTCCAATACTGA
- a CDS encoding type II secretion system F family protein: MTTPTSNPSSLTEAPTVDAAPVLVHDSIKLTLPSKKALRPARKTKADKEAIANARAAERSKDVSTSDGTGEKKRPAITIVAKKSSVDDLAETLEDLASMLEAGESEDRAVSQLADQYAKVNIGQAYRRASVRMREEGDTIIAALCAETDVFPQVARELISAGTTPRDLHANLRQAASIIVASSDVKAKVRSALFKPLLTLGIVLAFILVAAEWLLPGVVTMFTSIGAKAPAMTVVMIAVGGSLKWAMGAAAVLWIAWLVYWGFIGRKNKQLRVLRDRLALRAPLVGPITQMGAAGRFCDVLAACLSSGMTELDALEIAGRSCGNEAIEAHVREHILKQRVGEAVFGDVARTPLFPWNLSHRIDIAPSPRERIKVMRDLAQTFNKKSERRLAEFVDKVGPITEIVVLTAAAVVILMVAIPVTTFAPALLHMAG; encoded by the coding sequence ATGACCACCCCAACATCGAACCCCTCCTCGCTCACCGAAGCACCTACCGTTGACGCGGCCCCGGTGCTCGTGCACGACTCCATCAAGCTGACCCTGCCGTCGAAGAAGGCGCTGCGCCCCGCGCGGAAGACAAAGGCCGACAAGGAGGCGATCGCGAACGCGCGCGCCGCCGAGCGGAGCAAGGATGTCAGCACCTCCGACGGCACCGGCGAGAAGAAACGTCCCGCAATCACCATCGTCGCCAAGAAGTCATCCGTGGACGACCTCGCCGAGACCCTCGAAGACCTCGCCTCGATGCTGGAGGCGGGAGAGAGCGAAGATCGTGCGGTCTCTCAGCTCGCCGACCAGTACGCGAAGGTCAACATCGGCCAGGCGTACCGACGCGCGAGCGTGCGGATGCGCGAAGAGGGCGACACGATCATCGCAGCTCTGTGCGCGGAGACGGACGTGTTTCCTCAGGTCGCTCGCGAACTGATCTCCGCCGGTACGACACCGCGGGACCTTCACGCGAACCTTCGCCAGGCGGCAAGCATCATCGTCGCCTCATCGGACGTGAAAGCGAAGGTCCGCTCCGCTCTGTTCAAGCCGTTGCTCACTCTCGGGATCGTGCTCGCCTTCATCCTCGTCGCCGCTGAATGGTTGCTCCCCGGCGTGGTCACCATGTTCACGAGCATCGGAGCAAAAGCCCCGGCCATGACCGTCGTCATGATCGCCGTCGGTGGTTCCCTGAAATGGGCGATGGGAGCCGCCGCAGTGCTCTGGATCGCGTGGCTCGTCTACTGGGGCTTTATCGGCCGGAAGAACAAGCAACTCCGCGTTCTCCGCGACCGCCTGGCTCTGCGCGCACCTCTGGTCGGACCGATCACGCAGATGGGAGCCGCAGGTCGCTTCTGCGACGTCCTCGCCGCCTGCCTGTCCTCCGGCATGACCGAGCTCGACGCCTTGGAGATCGCTGGCCGTTCCTGCGGCAACGAGGCCATCGAGGCGCACGTTCGCGAGCACATCCTGAAACAGCGTGTTGGAGAGGCAGTCTTCGGTGATGTCGCGCGCACTCCTCTGTTCCCGTGGAACCTCAGCCACCGTATCGACATCGCACCGTCTCCTCGCGAGCGCATCAAGGTGATGCGCGACCTGGCTCAGACGTTCAACAAGAAGTCGGAGAGGCGCCTTGCTGAATTCGTCGACAAGGTAGGCCCCATCACCGAGATCGTCGTGCTGACGGCCGCAGCAGTCGTGATCCTCATGGTTGCCATCCCGGTAACCACGTTCGCGCCCGCGCTGCTCCACATGGCCGGCTGA
- a CDS encoding type IV pilus twitching motility protein PilT, which produces MTSSTITEIGRMLDYFGDEGCSDIHLSAQRGLWYVKDKSTLAFEAMPTIDQGIIDTLISEFAHGGLEAFEANGQADSSFDIGGTFRGRLAVRKTVAGTTATIRIISRRIPTSQELHLPDSLLDTIKRPAGLLLFTGQTGSGKSTSIAALVNDVNISEASSIYTIEDPVEYIYPVGRSLVNQREVGSHVRSFSEGVQNAKRSHPKIIVIGEIVNSETASAAVDAAASGHLVVSTMHAGSTAEAIDGLISMFPPNEQPLMRTLLSQVLLGVIVQTLIPKIGGGLAIAQEIAYNTRQFSEMVRGSGGEGGDMKLVQQYLLGGGRQERMVAMETSLTELVKSGTVLPETARAVARDERVINDLLTTAGFPNTAKD; this is translated from the coding sequence ATGACGTCTAGCACGATCACCGAAATTGGCCGCATGCTCGACTACTTCGGTGACGAGGGATGCTCCGACATCCACCTTTCCGCACAGCGCGGCCTCTGGTATGTGAAGGACAAGTCCACGCTCGCATTCGAGGCGATGCCGACGATAGACCAGGGGATCATCGATACCCTCATCAGCGAGTTCGCTCATGGTGGCCTCGAAGCCTTCGAAGCGAACGGCCAGGCGGACTCGTCCTTCGACATCGGCGGAACGTTCCGCGGACGCCTCGCCGTCCGGAAGACAGTTGCAGGAACCACAGCCACCATCCGAATCATCTCCCGCCGCATCCCCACCTCGCAGGAACTCCACCTTCCCGACTCGCTGCTCGACACGATCAAGCGTCCTGCCGGCCTGCTTCTCTTCACCGGACAGACCGGCTCGGGCAAGAGCACTAGCATCGCCGCGTTGGTCAACGACGTGAACATCAGCGAGGCGAGTTCGATCTACACGATTGAGGATCCGGTGGAGTACATCTACCCGGTTGGGCGCAGCCTGGTGAACCAGCGTGAGGTCGGAAGCCATGTGCGCTCCTTCTCCGAAGGTGTCCAGAACGCGAAGCGGTCCCACCCGAAAATCATCGTCATCGGCGAAATTGTCAACTCCGAAACGGCCAGCGCCGCCGTCGATGCTGCAGCCTCCGGCCACCTCGTCGTATCCACAATGCACGCCGGATCCACAGCCGAAGCGATTGACGGCCTGATCTCGATGTTCCCACCCAACGAGCAGCCTCTGATGCGCACGCTCCTCTCGCAGGTGCTCCTGGGAGTCATCGTCCAGACCCTCATCCCCAAGATCGGCGGCGGCCTCGCCATAGCGCAGGAGATCGCCTACAACACCCGCCAGTTCTCCGAAATGGTGCGCGGCTCCGGCGGCGAAGGTGGGGATATGAAACTGGTCCAGCAGTACCTTCTCGGCGGCGGTCGCCAGGAGCGAATGGTCGCGATGGAGACATCCCTGACGGAACTCGTGAAGTCCGGCACCGTCCTCCCCGAGACTGCGCGCGCCGTCGCGCGCGACGAACGCGTCATCAACGATCTGCTCACCACTGCAGGTTTCCCGAACACAGCAAAGGACTGA
- a CDS encoding GspE/PulE family protein, protein MTDNDPFERLMEKTIHPVVAPIVPSWDAVPPSTPIADVDDLHLAEGATEVPSFMLPFTPDLVAAEPVEVPDEEPAVAEAAVADDTADDTAGIAAPETPFSLNSLLDEDAEREAAWPVRVKIEPETLQLSSESDTPDDAVLAVLIPRGVRPALAGLIQDHPAGQWLEGALHDMVNAGVSDVHLNMSGIDKSLTIQARIDGDLEAIRRIEGREATVIMNMLKTSAELSTSSSLVPDDGRYELPMNGFPYRVRAVSLPLFDGGEKIVLRLPQIGELRTLDTMGATDENIAAIRELLLKPSGMILIAGPVGEGKTTTAHLALTEIGTEGKAVIAVEDPVERVLPGVSQIEVQEEVGAGFSDIMRYLVRSDFDTLFIGEIRDSATAAAAVRMAKAGRRVISTIHASDNVTALLRLIELSDDTPLSVLDAVSGVISQRLVKKLDGEGGYHGRHAIHEVLLINDDLADRLIENKSLSGVRAAAAESSTTFAANLKYLVTDGVTDNDEARRVVGHDV, encoded by the coding sequence ATGACGGACAACGACCCATTCGAGCGATTGATGGAGAAGACCATTCACCCCGTCGTCGCGCCTATCGTTCCGTCGTGGGACGCCGTGCCGCCGTCGACACCGATCGCCGATGTGGATGACCTGCATCTTGCCGAGGGCGCCACGGAGGTCCCCTCGTTCATGCTTCCTTTTACGCCTGATCTCGTCGCCGCGGAGCCGGTCGAGGTTCCGGATGAGGAGCCGGCCGTTGCCGAGGCTGCTGTCGCAGATGACACCGCAGATGACACCGCGGGCATCGCCGCCCCGGAGACCCCGTTCAGTCTCAACTCGCTCCTCGACGAGGACGCCGAGCGCGAAGCCGCTTGGCCTGTCCGCGTGAAGATCGAACCCGAAACGCTACAGCTGTCATCCGAGTCGGACACCCCAGACGACGCGGTGCTCGCCGTTCTCATCCCCCGTGGTGTCCGTCCTGCTCTGGCGGGTCTTATCCAGGATCACCCTGCAGGACAGTGGCTCGAGGGGGCTCTCCACGACATGGTCAACGCCGGCGTTTCCGACGTTCACCTGAACATGAGTGGCATCGACAAGTCGCTGACCATCCAGGCTCGAATCGACGGGGACCTCGAGGCCATTCGTCGCATCGAGGGCCGTGAAGCGACTGTCATCATGAACATGCTGAAAACCAGCGCCGAGCTGTCCACCAGCTCCTCCCTCGTCCCGGACGACGGACGCTACGAGCTGCCGATGAACGGTTTCCCGTATCGGGTTCGCGCTGTCTCGCTGCCCCTCTTCGACGGTGGCGAAAAGATCGTCCTCCGTCTGCCTCAGATTGGCGAGCTCCGCACTCTCGACACGATGGGTGCAACCGACGAGAACATCGCCGCTATCCGCGAGCTGCTTCTGAAGCCAAGCGGGATGATCCTGATCGCCGGCCCCGTCGGCGAAGGCAAGACCACCACCGCGCACCTGGCACTCACCGAAATCGGAACTGAGGGCAAGGCTGTCATCGCTGTCGAGGACCCGGTGGAGCGAGTCCTTCCTGGCGTATCGCAGATCGAAGTTCAGGAGGAAGTCGGCGCCGGATTCAGCGACATCATGCGCTATCTGGTTCGGTCAGACTTCGACACCCTGTTCATCGGCGAGATCCGCGACTCCGCGACCGCCGCGGCGGCCGTCCGCATGGCAAAAGCGGGTCGCCGTGTCATCTCCACGATCCACGCCAGTGACAACGTGACGGCGCTGTTGCGCCTCATCGAGCTGAGCGACGACACCCCTCTTTCGGTGCTCGACGCTGTCTCCGGAGTCATCTCGCAGCGCCTCGTCAAGAAGCTGGACGGGGAAGGTGGCTACCACGGCCGCCACGCCATCCACGAGGTCCTCCTGATCAACGACGACCTCGCCGACCGGCTGATCGAGAACAAATCCCTGAGCGGGGTCCGCGCTGCGGCCGCCGAAAGCTCGACCACCTTCGCTGCGAACCTCAAATACCTCGTCACCGACGGCGTCACCGACAACGACGAAGCGCGACGGGTGGTCGGACATGACGTCTAG
- a CDS encoding HAD domain-containing protein, protein MNSSAPRARLFLDVDGVLSAPALMWGDTRRLTVTVKLGGGLAVQYLVWHSPSMLAAIDSLREEFDVELVWLTTWLEDGAIGNLVGRVGALSGGRWLNIRRRSGRAGELPLEWKRDQILEDLTVTPGPFIWVDDDQVPMFGAAVAASVDVPSLMIAPNPELGLTRAQVDSIRAFLTDNP, encoded by the coding sequence GTGAACTCTTCCGCGCCGCGCGCTCGTCTCTTCCTGGATGTCGACGGGGTGTTGAGCGCGCCTGCTCTCATGTGGGGTGATACGCGGCGTCTTACGGTGACGGTGAAGCTCGGAGGCGGGCTCGCCGTCCAATACCTGGTCTGGCACTCCCCCAGCATGCTTGCCGCGATCGATTCTCTGAGGGAGGAGTTCGACGTCGAGCTGGTGTGGCTGACCACCTGGCTGGAGGACGGCGCGATCGGGAACCTCGTCGGACGTGTCGGCGCTCTTAGTGGCGGCCGCTGGCTGAACATCCGGCGGCGTTCGGGCCGCGCTGGTGAGTTGCCCCTCGAATGGAAGCGTGACCAGATCCTCGAGGATCTCACGGTTACCCCCGGACCCTTCATCTGGGTCGATGACGATCAGGTGCCGATGTTCGGGGCCGCCGTCGCCGCTTCCGTAGATGTGCCTTCACTGATGATCGCGCCGAACCCGGAGCTCGGCCTGACCCGCGCCCAAGTGGATTCGATTCGTGCGTTTCTGACCGATAACCCCTGA
- a CDS encoding tetratricopeptide repeat protein encodes MTDSDLTRASAMLARTMAQVNWDNGDTAAAVKFWSIAAEAGDSDSMLDIAAFAEMRGAFLEAVIWYGKAAETGDPYGTFRLAMVLLALGEETSSNEWLGKAADLGHRDAMYNMGNRAVSAGDMELALSWYTRAAEAGDRDAMRKTAGLHLKRAHLSRALTWYRKSRLPSNVPHV; translated from the coding sequence ATGACTGACTCCGACTTGACCAGGGCCTCCGCCATGCTCGCGAGAACTATGGCTCAGGTGAACTGGGACAACGGCGACACGGCGGCCGCCGTGAAGTTCTGGTCGATTGCGGCAGAGGCCGGCGACTCTGACTCGATGTTGGACATTGCCGCGTTCGCGGAGATGCGAGGTGCCTTCCTGGAAGCGGTGATCTGGTACGGAAAGGCCGCCGAGACGGGAGACCCGTACGGGACGTTCCGGCTCGCGATGGTGCTCCTGGCGCTCGGGGAAGAAACGTCGTCGAACGAATGGCTCGGCAAGGCCGCCGACCTGGGGCACCGCGATGCGATGTACAACATGGGCAATCGAGCTGTTTCTGCAGGCGATATGGAACTGGCCCTTTCCTGGTACACCCGAGCGGCGGAAGCCGGTGATCGCGATGCGATGCGCAAGACCGCCGGCCTGCACCTGAAACGGGCGCATCTGTCCAGGGCACTCACTTGGTACAGGAAGAGCCGGTTGCCGTCAAATGTGCCGCATGTCTAA
- a CDS encoding FtsK/SpoIIIE domain-containing protein: MAKKIETHTLKLPANFDGAKHAKILEKWVVDTLGEGWVVEHMNTGDNSVTASRQTTITEMVDVGTNADTKDIGLRRDTKPADGDKIAAKLESDYPGYRLTRFEPFLGVASLQRMADSTVRARGAIAQVLGVKPWEVQIKTRSDGGFDIELPGNKYSSSKHDEKLQATVETDIGREGWYIQTNPQKLTASIIPSDPPTFPSAIGYPLAGLRKTPRDLLPFGMKLPAPGQATGAVASIDWVSQAFAMVAGTPGAGKSVTLNALIAGALASGSELVVCDLPEKAVDFNWVKPFVRDSGWGCDSLAGAVTALALVYEEGQRRAEVLGASGHTNWLDMPAGQQFKPVLIIVDEVSGLLVADKIPAGIPKDHPLAMEVAEENLLKAALSSYITKIISQQRFVGMRMVLSTQITNNNTGIGPSLKGKIGHKILQGQNPSKSQRTQSFNDETAVPNVPSNIRADAKVAKGTGAAELEGSEPFIYKAYFATTAAYKEALSELHIPTTSRPSPTSAQIDKFAPRLDSDDDGPRPKSRYDNGGFGESSERDEPRLRGAAAAGHELKVQEQAAKRAAAASE; the protein is encoded by the coding sequence ATGGCGAAGAAGATTGAAACCCACACACTGAAGCTCCCGGCGAACTTCGACGGCGCGAAGCACGCCAAGATTCTCGAGAAGTGGGTCGTGGATACTCTCGGCGAAGGCTGGGTCGTCGAGCACATGAACACCGGCGACAACAGCGTCACGGCATCACGGCAGACAACGATCACCGAGATGGTCGACGTCGGAACCAACGCGGACACGAAAGACATCGGCCTGAGGCGGGACACGAAACCAGCCGACGGAGACAAGATCGCGGCGAAGCTGGAGTCCGACTACCCTGGCTACCGCTTGACCAGGTTCGAACCCTTTCTCGGTGTTGCGAGCCTGCAGCGAATGGCTGACAGCACCGTCCGTGCTCGGGGCGCTATTGCTCAGGTTCTCGGTGTGAAGCCGTGGGAAGTTCAGATCAAGACTCGAAGCGACGGCGGCTTCGACATTGAGTTGCCCGGCAACAAATACTCTTCGTCGAAGCATGACGAGAAGCTGCAGGCGACCGTGGAGACGGACATCGGCCGCGAAGGTTGGTACATCCAGACGAACCCACAGAAGCTCACCGCTTCCATCATCCCCAGCGACCCGCCGACCTTCCCTTCCGCAATCGGCTATCCTCTTGCAGGCCTTCGGAAGACCCCTCGAGACCTGCTCCCATTTGGGATGAAACTCCCCGCGCCCGGACAGGCGACCGGCGCGGTGGCTTCGATCGACTGGGTGTCTCAGGCCTTCGCCATGGTGGCAGGTACCCCTGGTGCCGGAAAGTCCGTCACGCTGAATGCTCTGATTGCTGGTGCGCTCGCTTCCGGTTCCGAGCTGGTGGTCTGCGACCTGCCAGAGAAGGCGGTCGACTTCAACTGGGTGAAGCCTTTCGTTCGGGACTCCGGCTGGGGTTGCGACAGCCTCGCCGGCGCGGTCACCGCGCTCGCCCTCGTGTACGAAGAGGGGCAGCGCCGCGCTGAGGTGCTCGGCGCCTCGGGGCACACCAACTGGCTTGACATGCCCGCGGGGCAGCAGTTCAAGCCGGTCCTCATCATCGTCGACGAGGTATCCGGCCTCCTGGTTGCGGACAAGATCCCCGCGGGGATCCCGAAGGACCACCCGCTGGCGATGGAGGTCGCTGAGGAGAACCTGTTGAAGGCGGCCCTCAGCTCCTACATCACGAAAATCATCAGCCAGCAGCGCTTCGTCGGCATGCGCATGGTGCTCTCCACTCAGATCACCAACAACAACACGGGCATCGGCCCGAGCTTGAAGGGAAAGATCGGCCACAAGATTCTTCAAGGCCAGAACCCGTCAAAATCGCAGCGCACCCAGTCGTTCAACGACGAGACCGCAGTCCCGAACGTGCCGTCGAACATCCGCGCCGACGCCAAGGTAGCGAAAGGCACCGGTGCTGCTGAGCTCGAAGGTTCCGAACCGTTCATCTACAAGGCCTACTTCGCGACCACCGCGGCCTACAAGGAGGCGTTGTCCGAACTCCACATCCCGACGACCTCCCGTCCGTCCCCGACTTCGGCGCAGATCGACAAGTTCGCTCCGCGCCTCGACAGCGACGATGACGGACCCCGCCCGAAGTCCCGATACGACAACGGAGGGTTCGGCGAGTCTTCCGAACGGGACGAGCCACGTCTTCGCGGCGCTGCTGCTGCCGGTCATGAGCTCAAAGTGCAGGAGCAAGCCGCGAAGCGAGCGGCCGCGGCCAGCGAGTAG